The following proteins are co-located in the Macaca thibetana thibetana isolate TM-01 chromosome 6, ASM2454274v1, whole genome shotgun sequence genome:
- the LOC126956068 gene encoding LOW QUALITY PROTEIN: butyrophilin-like protein 3 (The sequence of the model RefSeq protein was modified relative to this genomic sequence to represent the inferred CDS: inserted 1 base in 1 codon), whose product MFPPIGQWQVTGPGKFVQASVGEDAVFSCSLFPETSAEAMEVRFFRNQLHAVVHLYRDEEDWEFMQMPQYRGRTKLVKDSIREGHVSLRLKNITLLDMGMYGCWFSSQIYDEEATWELRVSALGSLPLISIVGYVDGGIQLLCLSSGWFPQPTVKWKGPQGQHLSSDSRANADGHNMYDVETSIIVQENAGSISCSIHLAEQSHEVESKVLIRETFFQPSPWRLASILLGLLCGGLCVVVMGMTVVFFKSKGKIQAELDLVKIHKQAELREARKHAVEVTLDPETAHPQLCVSDLKTVTHRKAPXEVPYSTKRFTRKSVVASQGFQAGKHYWEVDVGQHVGWCVGVCQDDTDRRKDSVTLSPNNGYWVFGLTTEYLYFTFNPHFINLSLETPPTRVGVFLDYEGGNISFFNTNDQSRICILTCQFQGLLRPYIRHVIYEEKNRTPIFICPVSWDQREKTLLKGPHTADPDTAKGECAPQAAPASSPKPAHRKSRLPLSFRVLRFFSPKPGSSSSFQMREDWPVPVGVRSHGCPEVGME is encoded by the exons ATGTTTCCTCCTATAGGACAGTGGCAAGTGACTGGACCGGGCAAGTTTGTCCAGGCCTCGGTGGGGGAGGACGCAGTGTTCTCCTGCTCCCTCTTTCCTGAGACCAGTGCAGAGGCCATGGAAGTGCGTTTCTTCAGGAATCAGCTCCATGCTGTGGTCCACCTCTACAGAGATGAGGAAGACTGGGAATTTATGCAGATGCCACAGTATCGAGGGAGAACGAAGCTTGTGAAGGACTCCATTAGAGAGGGGCATGTCTCTCTAAGACTAAAAAACATCACTCTCTTGGACATGGGCATGTATGGGTGCTGGTTCAGTTCCCAGATTTATGACGAGGAGGCCACCTGGGAGCTGCGGGTGTCAG CACTGGGCTCACTTCCTCTTATTTCCATCGTGGGATATGTTGACGGAGGTATCCAGTTACTCTGCCTGTCCTCAGGCTGGTTCCCACAGCCCACAGTCAAGTGGAAAGGTCCACAAGGACAGCATTTGTCTTCAGACTCCAGAGCAAATGCAGATGGGCACAACATGTATGATGTGGAGACCTCCATTATAGTCCAGGAAAATGCTGGGAGCATATCGTGTTCCATCCACCTTGCTGAGCAGAGTCATGAGGTGGAATCCAAGGTATTGATAAGAG AGACGTTTTTCCAGCCCTCACCTTGGCGCCTGGCCTCTATTTTACTCGGATTACTCTGTGGTGGCCTATGTGTTGTTGTCATGGGGATGACAGTTGTTTTCTTCAAATCCAAAg GGAAAATCCAGGCAGAATTGG acTTGGTGAAGATACACAAACAGGCAG AATTGAGAGAGGCCCGGAAACACGCAG TGGAGGTGACTCTGGACCCGGAGACGGCTCACCCACAGCTCTGCGTTTCTGATCTGAAAACTGTAACCCATAGAAAAGCTC CAGAAGTGCCTTACTCTACGAAGAGATTCACAAGGAAGAGTGTGGTGGCGTCTCAGGGTTTCCAGGCAGGGAAACATTACTGGGAGGTGGACGTGGGACAACATGTAGGGTGGTGTGTGGGAGTGTGCCAGGATGACACAGACAGGAGGAAGGACTCTGTGACTTTGTCTCCCAACAATGGGTACTGGGTCTTCGGACTGACGACAGAATATTTGTATTTCACATTCAATCCCCATTTTATCAACCTCTCCCTCGAGACCCCTCCTACACGAGTAGGGGTCTTCCTGGACTATGAGGGTGGGAACATCTCCTTCTTCAATACAAATGACCAGTCCAGAATTTGTATCCTGACATGTCAGTTTCAAGGCCTCTTGAGACCCTATATCCGGCATGTGATCtatgaagagaaaaataggaCTCCCATATTCATATGTCCAGTGTCCTGGGATCAGAGAGAGAAGACCCTGCTTAAAGGGCCCCACACCGCAGACCCAGACACAGCAAAGGGAGAGTGCGCCCCACAGGCGGCCCCAGCTTCCTCTCCGAAGCCTGCGCACAGGAAGTCACGCCTCCCACTCTCCTTTAGGGTGCTGAGGTTCTTCTCTCCTAAGcccggcagcagcagcagcttccaGATGAGGGAGGATTGGCCTGTCCCTGTGGGAGTCAGAAGCCATGGCTGCCCTGAAGTGGGGATGGAATAG